In Aminobacterium sp. MB27-C1, a single genomic region encodes these proteins:
- a CDS encoding asparaginase, whose amino-acid sequence MPKRGKIALVVAGGQIGLKRDEETGRQPSVNGETMLSWLPESLTENVVLVDWSHQPSSHYSIRMTTDLIQILNKLVVDGIDGIVVSSGTDTLEEMAYLTDLLWAYPQPVIFTAATLPYDLAGTDAVINLTQALNAASSQKCWGLGVMICLQDQLFAAAEITEETNHRRNAFISPDRGPVGEIIGEDIHILRVYKRGKILEGNLVPARNVELIYANLGGGEILVKILSETTDKDLDGLVIAGFGDGAVPPSWIPFLRKIIRDDIPVVITSRCFMGRTRQFFAYEGSLNKLLELGAYDGGNLRPLQARLKLAAGLGAGLKGPDLQKYLYNG is encoded by the coding sequence ATGCCCAAGAGAGGGAAAATAGCACTTGTAGTCGCTGGAGGGCAAATTGGATTAAAAAGAGATGAAGAGACGGGAAGACAGCCTTCCGTAAATGGAGAAACAATGCTTTCATGGCTTCCAGAGAGCCTAACGGAAAATGTGGTGCTTGTGGATTGGAGTCATCAACCAAGCAGCCATTATTCTATACGTATGACAACTGATCTCATTCAAATATTGAATAAACTCGTTGTCGATGGCATTGACGGAATTGTTGTTTCAAGTGGTACTGACACGCTAGAAGAGATGGCCTATTTAACAGATCTTCTGTGGGCCTATCCTCAGCCTGTCATATTTACAGCAGCAACGTTACCTTACGACCTTGCCGGAACAGATGCTGTTATTAATTTAACTCAAGCCCTTAATGCCGCTTCTTCTCAAAAATGTTGGGGACTGGGAGTAATGATATGCCTGCAGGACCAACTTTTTGCCGCCGCAGAAATAACAGAAGAAACTAATCATCGAAGGAACGCCTTTATTTCTCCAGATAGAGGTCCCGTTGGAGAAATAATAGGGGAAGATATTCATATACTCAGGGTATATAAACGAGGGAAAATACTTGAAGGAAATCTGGTGCCAGCAAGAAACGTTGAGTTAATATATGCAAATCTTGGAGGAGGCGAGATTCTCGTCAAGATACTTTCTGAAACAACGGATAAAGATCTGGATGGTCTTGTCATTGCGGGGTTTGGCGACGGCGCCGTTCCGCCCTCTTGGATTCCATTTCTAAGAAAAATTATACGAGATGATATTCCTGTTGTTATAACCTCGCGATGTTTCATGGGACGTACTCGTCAATTCTTTGCTTACGAAGGAAGTTTAAATAAACTTCTTGAATTGGGTGCTTATGATGGTGGGAATTTACGCCCACTTCAGGCTCGTTTAAAGCTAGCTGCCGGATTGGGCGCCGGGCTAAAAGGCCCAGATCTTCAAAAATACCTCTATAATGGTTAA
- a CDS encoding sulfite exporter TauE/SafE family protein: MSFFNVALILIVGIVAGFLNVAAGGGSMLMLPLLVFLGMDMSVANATNRVGIFMQNLVASGKFHKEGVLRPKEALFFIIPAALGAVAGTFLAIELNEIFLRIVISILICIMAVLLVIKPKMWEGTGVRRGSPWLLRIIFFFIGVYGGFVQAGVGFFFIWAFVGLTGYDLLHSNAIKVTVILCYTAISLLLFASRGLVHLQTGLIIACGTMIGGFLGARFSIAKGNNWLRWVLATVIFASAAKMIFDVVHML; encoded by the coding sequence GTGTCGTTTTTTAACGTAGCACTTATTTTAATCGTAGGTATAGTCGCAGGTTTCTTAAATGTAGCCGCTGGTGGCGGAAGTATGTTGATGTTGCCTCTTCTCGTTTTTCTTGGAATGGATATGAGCGTAGCAAATGCAACGAATCGTGTGGGGATTTTCATGCAGAATCTTGTCGCGAGCGGGAAGTTCCACAAAGAGGGGGTTTTGCGTCCTAAGGAAGCGCTATTTTTTATTATTCCAGCAGCTTTAGGGGCAGTCGCAGGAACTTTCTTGGCTATAGAGCTCAATGAAATTTTTTTGCGAATTGTTATCTCTATTTTAATTTGTATAATGGCTGTTCTCCTCGTGATTAAGCCAAAAATGTGGGAAGGTACAGGCGTTCGCAGAGGTTCTCCATGGTTGCTTAGAATTATCTTTTTCTTTATAGGTGTCTATGGTGGTTTTGTTCAGGCTGGAGTAGGCTTTTTCTTTATTTGGGCTTTTGTTGGTTTGACGGGATATGACTTGTTACATTCTAACGCAATTAAAGTTACAGTTATTCTATGTTACACAGCTATTAGCTTGCTCCTCTTCGCTTCTCGGGGATTAGTGCATTTACAGACAGGGCTTATTATTGCATGTGGCACGATGATAGGTGGCTTTTTAGGCGCTCGATTTAGTATTGCAAAGGGAAACAATTGGTTAAGATGGGTTCTAGCTACAGTAATTTTTGCGAGTGCAGCAAAAATGATTTTTGATGTTGTTCATATGTTGTAA
- a CDS encoding PPC domain-containing DNA-binding protein, which produces MKYAATDEMIVIRLTDGEDIHNSINYVCKEQDVDSAVIVSAAGMVSSVTFGWFNGKEYEKVTYNEVMELSALSGNVSYKQAGIYPHLHAVFSRPDHTCLAGHILHAVTFHNIEICIIPLKTLYLNREFDEWFEALAPEKRL; this is translated from the coding sequence ATGAAATACGCAGCGACTGATGAAATGATAGTAATACGTCTCACTGATGGAGAAGACATCCATAATTCCATCAATTATGTGTGCAAAGAACAGGATGTTGACTCTGCGGTTATTGTCTCGGCGGCAGGCATGGTATCAAGCGTCACTTTCGGTTGGTTTAATGGTAAGGAATACGAAAAAGTCACGTATAACGAAGTTATGGAACTCTCTGCTCTGAGTGGAAACGTCAGTTACAAACAGGCAGGAATATATCCTCATTTACACGCAGTATTTAGTCGCCCCGACCATACATGCCTCGCTGGTCATATCTTACACGCGGTCACTTTTCACAATATTGAAATATGCATTATTCCCCTCAAAACTCTTTATTTAAATCGAGAATTCGACGAATGGTTTGAAGCGTTAGCTCCAGAAAAACGTCTATAG
- a CDS encoding YbaK/EbsC family protein: MSTDVVFDPVDNVKAFLDENGYEGNITISKETIFTVEDAAHAVGAPEEHILKTLLLLADEEPLLALMSGPNRVDTKKVKKILRAKKIKMASPEFVYEYSGYKIGGVSPVGYPEKIPTFLDEDLFQYETVWAAAGTDHAFFPVSPEELCRLTEGEKADIKKDL, from the coding sequence GTGTCGACGGACGTAGTTTTTGATCCAGTAGACAACGTTAAGGCTTTCCTTGATGAGAACGGTTACGAAGGAAATATCACCATAAGCAAGGAAACTATTTTTACGGTTGAGGATGCTGCTCATGCAGTAGGAGCACCTGAGGAACATATTTTGAAGACGCTCCTTTTGTTGGCTGATGAGGAACCTCTATTGGCTCTTATGTCGGGGCCGAATAGGGTTGATACAAAGAAAGTAAAAAAAATTCTGAGAGCTAAGAAAATAAAAATGGCATCTCCAGAATTTGTTTACGAATACTCGGGGTACAAAATAGGTGGGGTTTCTCCAGTTGGATATCCGGAAAAGATCCCCACTTTTTTAGATGAGGATCTTTTCCAGTATGAAACTGTATGGGCTGCTGCTGGTACTGATCATGCATTTTTCCCCGTTTCTCCCGAAGAATTATGCCGTCTTACGGAAGGAGAAAAAGCTGATATTAAAAAAGACCTATAG
- a CDS encoding LysR family transcriptional regulator, with product MDFRQLESLVEILEKGSISGAAASLGISQPAVSKHIARLEKEMGIKIFVRGQKCSKLTVEGEILYNFAKKVVSSLNDIKREVSNASAEVAGTVTISASSIPGDFVLPSMLVEFRKEYPSIDVEVYISDSREAIEKLVTKEVDLAVTGFSRNTSGLESYPLCEDELVLIVPPNHPLALRKSITMKDIEALDIVGRVPGSATRRLWQDAFKEYYGEEKELGLSFGHVSAVVNAVESGAAAGIVSKLAVEKNPRLAKIPFSPALKRSFYITYGTVSTRAMELLIEFLSERIKKTQEV from the coding sequence GTGGATTTCAGACAGCTTGAAAGCCTTGTAGAAATTCTTGAAAAAGGGAGTATTTCAGGGGCTGCAGCATCTTTAGGAATCTCCCAACCAGCGGTGAGTAAACATATAGCTCGTCTTGAAAAAGAGATGGGTATTAAAATTTTTGTAAGAGGACAGAAATGTTCTAAGCTTACAGTAGAGGGCGAGATCCTTTACAATTTTGCTAAGAAAGTTGTTTCTTCTTTGAATGATATAAAACGAGAAGTTTCTAACGCTTCAGCAGAAGTAGCAGGAACTGTCACTATAAGTGCCAGTTCAATTCCGGGAGATTTTGTGTTGCCATCGATGCTTGTCGAATTTCGCAAAGAATATCCTTCAATAGATGTTGAAGTTTACATATCTGATTCTAGAGAAGCTATCGAAAAACTCGTTACGAAAGAAGTGGATCTGGCTGTCACTGGATTTAGCCGCAATACTTCAGGACTAGAGTCGTATCCGCTATGTGAAGATGAACTCGTTCTTATTGTTCCACCGAATCATCCCTTAGCTCTACGGAAGTCAATAACAATGAAAGATATAGAGGCTCTTGATATTGTGGGTCGCGTTCCAGGTTCCGCTACTCGTAGATTATGGCAAGATGCTTTCAAAGAATATTACGGAGAAGAAAAAGAGCTTGGGTTAAGCTTTGGTCATGTGTCTGCTGTGGTTAATGCCGTTGAATCAGGTGCGGCGGCGGGGATAGTTTCAAAATTGGCAGTGGAGAAAAATCCTCGATTAGCAAAAATACCTTTTAGCCCGGCATTAAAGCGCTCTTTTTACATCACGTATGGCACAGTTTCTACCCGAGCAATGGAGTTGCTTATAGAGTTTTTGTCTGAAAGAATAAAAAAAACACAGGAGGTGTAA
- a CDS encoding helix-turn-helix domain-containing protein has translation MSLGIRIKTLRKAARLTQQALADKTDVSRIYIQALESNRRLPSMKLLAKLAQALDVEITDLVKGAPSDEAGRVHLEEVLENAEDVEIWYKSYRFSKNELSFIKQIIEATVSFWQNENIDQKG, from the coding sequence ATGAGTTTAGGAATACGCATTAAAACATTACGAAAAGCCGCACGACTAACACAACAAGCCCTTGCAGATAAAACTGATGTGAGTCGAATTTATATACAAGCCCTTGAGAGTAACAGGCGACTTCCATCAATGAAACTTCTTGCGAAATTAGCTCAAGCTCTTGATGTTGAAATCACAGACCTCGTAAAAGGAGCTCCTTCAGACGAAGCAGGAAGAGTTCACCTTGAAGAAGTTCTCGAAAATGCAGAAGACGTAGAAATTTGGTATAAGAGCTATCGTTTTTCTAAAAATGAACTCTCTTTCATAAAGCAAATTATAGAAGCAACTGTCTCTTTTTGGCAAAACGAAAATATAGATCAGAAAGGCTAA
- a CDS encoding radical SAM protein gives MRNCPHRCIYCDQGAITGEYQPPSPWEVKNMLAELSEPVELCYFGGSFTCQPLTLQEEYLKALETAPVGSCVRFSTHPLCISEERLQWLKEFPVSMIELGISSLDDHILSLCNRGYSEKEALHALHLIQENGFCAAAQMMVGLPEQTLESSLSDIQKLAELKGPCEMTLRFYPCLVLRNTALEQLLIMQRYEPLSVEEAAHWVGSLLYNARKLGFAVQRVGLQETETLEESVVAGPHHPAFGELAKSIALALALIENAPQGPWTVFKKDISLFSGHGNWGLSVLSSMTGLTPKATKDRLFIWDNLH, from the coding sequence ATGAGAAATTGCCCGCATCGCTGCATATACTGTGATCAGGGGGCCATAACAGGAGAATATCAACCACCATCACCTTGGGAAGTCAAAAATATGCTGGCAGAGCTTTCTGAACCAGTTGAGCTTTGTTATTTTGGCGGAAGTTTTACGTGTCAACCATTGACATTGCAGGAGGAATATCTAAAAGCGTTAGAAACAGCGCCTGTTGGTAGTTGTGTTCGCTTCTCTACTCATCCTCTGTGTATTTCCGAAGAGAGGCTGCAATGGTTAAAAGAGTTTCCCGTTTCTATGATTGAGCTGGGGATATCCTCTCTTGATGATCATATTCTCTCTCTCTGCAATAGAGGATATTCTGAAAAGGAGGCTTTACACGCTCTTCATCTCATTCAGGAAAATGGTTTTTGCGCAGCTGCTCAAATGATGGTAGGACTTCCTGAACAAACTTTGGAAAGTTCTCTCAGTGACATACAAAAACTTGCAGAACTAAAAGGGCCTTGTGAAATGACTCTTCGTTTTTATCCTTGTCTTGTGCTAAGAAATACAGCGTTGGAACAACTTTTAATAATGCAAAGATATGAACCGCTATCTGTGGAAGAAGCTGCCCATTGGGTAGGCTCTCTCCTTTATAATGCGCGAAAATTAGGGTTCGCTGTCCAACGTGTGGGACTTCAAGAAACGGAAACTTTAGAAGAATCTGTGGTAGCTGGACCTCACCATCCAGCTTTTGGAGAATTAGCCAAGAGTATAGCACTAGCTCTTGCATTAATAGAGAATGCTCCTCAAGGCCCCTGGACTGTTTTTAAGAAAGATATATCTTTATTCAGTGGACATGGTAATTGGGGACTTTCTGTGTTATCTTCAATGACCGGTCTAACTCCTAAAGCAACTAAAGATCGCCTTTTTATATGGGATAATCTTCACTAA
- a CDS encoding MurR/RpiR family transcriptional regulator → MSDQDFLDLLRQKMDGMPNKARRVVEYILANSREAAFLSIGEVADKLDVSKAQLVRVARMLGYDGYASLKDALKKTVLQQVNPSAMLSKIMKDHKDIPDEIYRLEHANIDDTWNQIQADQVSTFCSMLQEGKTIFCVGWGISALVAESLYTRLLELSLKGVLLKRGSLALIEQARAIEKGDIVIVCELPSYVIEVTDSIKLAAERGARIITITDSPAAPVCKFAKLSFFVSDMSPTFGSSIIGPIFLIHILTSVLAANMGDQAKKALERQAKGLHDERIYYPTYELRY, encoded by the coding sequence ATGTCTGATCAGGATTTTTTGGATCTCTTAAGGCAGAAAATGGATGGTATGCCTAACAAAGCAAGACGGGTTGTTGAATACATTCTTGCAAATTCAAGAGAAGCTGCTTTTTTATCTATCGGAGAGGTTGCTGATAAGCTGGATGTTTCCAAAGCACAACTTGTTCGAGTAGCAAGGATGCTTGGCTACGATGGGTACGCATCGTTGAAAGATGCTCTTAAAAAGACGGTGTTACAACAAGTTAATCCATCTGCCATGCTTTCGAAAATTATGAAAGATCACAAAGACATACCCGACGAAATATATCGTCTCGAACATGCCAATATTGACGACACGTGGAATCAAATTCAGGCAGATCAGGTTTCGACTTTTTGTTCTATGTTGCAAGAAGGCAAGACTATTTTTTGCGTAGGCTGGGGAATATCTGCTCTGGTAGCGGAATCTCTTTATACTCGTCTTCTAGAGTTAAGTTTGAAAGGAGTTCTTTTAAAGCGAGGATCTCTGGCTCTTATCGAGCAAGCAAGAGCGATAGAAAAAGGAGATATTGTCATTGTTTGCGAATTGCCTAGCTATGTAATAGAGGTTACGGACTCAATAAAGTTGGCAGCTGAACGAGGAGCTCGGATTATTACGATTACTGATAGTCCAGCTGCCCCTGTATGTAAATTCGCCAAACTTTCTTTCTTTGTCAGCGATATGAGCCCTACTTTTGGCAGTTCAATAATAGGGCCTATCTTCTTGATTCACATTCTTACGTCTGTTTTAGCAGCAAACATGGGCGATCAAGCTAAGAAAGCGCTTGAACGACAAGCCAAAGGCTTGCATGATGAGCGAATATATTATCCTACATATGAACTTCGATATTAG